A section of the Sceloporus undulatus isolate JIND9_A2432 ecotype Alabama chromosome 3, SceUnd_v1.1, whole genome shotgun sequence genome encodes:
- the CHMP2B gene encoding charged multivesicular body protein 2b, which yields MAKTGNKEACKVLAKQLVQLRKQKTRTYAVSSKVTSMSTQTKLMNSQMKMAGAMSTTAKTMQAVNKKMDPQKTLQTMQNFQKENMKMEMTEEMINDTLDDIFNDSDEEQESQDIVNQVLDEIGIEISGKMAKAPSAARGMPSASTSQSATISDEEIERQLKALGVD from the exons atggctaaaacagGAAACAAAGAAGCATGTAAGGTTCTTGCAAAACAGCTTGTGCAGCTGAGAAAACAGAAGACTCGAACCTATGCTGTTAGTTCAAAAGTTACATCCATGTCAACTCAAACAAAACTGATGAATTCGCAGATGAAGATGGCAGGAGCAATGTCAACTACAGCAAAG ACAATGCAAGCTGTTAATAAAAAGATGGATCCACAAAAGACATTGCAAACTATGCAGAACTTCcagaaagaaaacatgaaaatgGAAATGACAGAAGAAATGA tcAATGACACCTTGGATGATATCTTCAATGATTCTGATGAAGAACAGGAAAGTCAGGATATTGTGAATCAAGTCCTTGATGAAATTGGAATTGAAATATCTGGAAAG aTGGCCAAGGCTCCATCAGCTGCCAGAGGCATGCCATCTGCATCCACGTCCCAAAGTGCCACAATTTCAGATGAAGAGATTGAACGGCAGCTCAAAGCCCTGGGAGTAGATTAA